The following coding sequences lie in one Musa acuminata AAA Group cultivar baxijiao chromosome BXJ1-8, Cavendish_Baxijiao_AAA, whole genome shotgun sequence genomic window:
- the LOC135680300 gene encoding uncharacterized protein LOC135680300 codes for MAGSGGGSVGRRRRSRGRGVLEEARLRSTRAAATKELCFWNRCKEGLRQPRRRGRWPGGGSGGGGGCWLGDSGGSGDPSAGKQRRRLGWLEAGQGGSGGGDDCWRGNDNGGGEEVTVVTDQDTDVPSRLRGSTSRLRGSTFVAVGFTALIPNDKTLKVLS; via the exons atggctggcagcggtggtgggtcggttgggcgacgacggcgctcgaggggaagaggagtgctggaggaggcgcggctaCGATCGACGAGGGCTGCAGCAACAAAGGAACTTTGTTTCtggaaccgctgcaaggaggggctgcgacaaccgaggaggagaggtcgatggCCGGGtgggggcagcggcggcggcggtggctgctggctgggcgacagcggcggcagtggtgatccctcggccgggaagcagcggcggcggctgggcTGGCTGGAAGCAGGG caagggggcagcggcggtggtgACGACTGCTGGCGGGGCAATGACAATGGTggtggagaagaggtaacggtggTCACTGACCAAGACACAGatgttccttctcggttgagaggATCGACTTCTCGGTTGAGAGGATCGACGTTCGTGGCTGTCGGCttcaccgctctgataccaaatgataagaccctaaaagtcttatcgtag